From the genome of Solea senegalensis isolate Sse05_10M linkage group LG21, IFAPA_SoseM_1, whole genome shotgun sequence:
GCTTAAtaaagaagcttttttttcctcccataaAGTGATTGTTGTGCTGATGCTTGCATCTAAGTGCGCTCTCCCATTTCTGCCGTTTGTTATGAGCAATTTAAGAaccataaacatgttttaagtGTAAACATGGGGGCCCTGTGTTTGATTCAGCGGTTTTCTGGTGTATCTGTACTCTTTCTTTCTCAACAGTTTATTGTTTACACATGAGGCAAATTGGGCAAGatttaaatctatttaaagACCTACATGTTCTACTTTGCATGTGTGAAGCTGTCGTTCTGCATTTTCTGGGTGAGATGTCAtgtattttttctgtttgtatttattcgtttgtgtgtttttacatgtgtttaggttttttttgtattttgtttttatactacTGTACAGCACTAAATTGGATAGGATTGGCTTACAAATCAACCATGATGGTAGTATCCGTCAAGTCAACGCATTCAAATTCTTGCCCATATCAAGAGATCAAACCATCATAATCAGACTTCTTTTCCTCGTTACACAATGTGCTCTTCCATTTCATTTCCAGGCTCCCATTAGGACTTCAACCATGTGTGGCTTCAAAGGGAAAAAGTGTGCATCTCTAATCCGAGGCTTGATTCTGTGGCTTTTGTTGACAAACATCATGTTGGTGCTCTACTGCTTCACGAACCCGACTCAGGGGCAGAATCAAGGGAAGATCGGGTAAATGAATATTTAGAAACAAAATGGTATTAAGgaaatactgttttactttCCTGCAAACTATGGAGTGCGTTTGCATTTGTGCATTCTGGACAAAATGAAATTCTGAatggtttattttgttatgtCTGTGACATAGTAGAGAACTCAAGGCCAAACATTGGTGCTTTTATGTTGTTAGGTGGACATACTAGTATTGTACTTTAGGGTCTTGATCTTATCTCGGACTCAGTCTCAGAGTAATACTTGGAAAACATGGGgtagcccatggccaagtggaaagggaacttggcttgtaactgaagggttgccagtttgagtccccaccaggtcaaaaaaggGTGGCTGctcactgctcctaattctaggaaggtttctagtaggGGATGGGTTAAATGAAGAGATGGAATTTCCCCCTGCAGGACTGATAAAGGACTCTTAAAGGACTATTAAAATACACCTTACACAAAGTAAAGTTAGGTTCATGAAGATAAGATGAGAAGCTTTGGATATTTTTGTTAGCTGCTGTACAAATGAATTGTTTGTGGTTCAGgaacaaacactgtaaaaaaattaGCTTAAGGCAACGTTTCAGCAAACACAATGTACACGTTGCTGTACAGAGTGGACATCAACTTACACACTTCTAATTTACCTGGGACATCCCACTAGAGAGAGGGATGTTGActctttgaaaacaacaacaaccatggTCTTTTCTTAGCCTTAACTAAGTGTTTTTCTGCCTAAATTAAACCTCATCCACGTTCCATAACCATGAAATGGTTATCGTCACCCTCTTGCACCACGACATGTTAAAACATAATCTGAGCAACAAATAAGTAGCTGTTTCGCTTCAGGAACACAAACTCTGTCTGTAGTTTGCAGGAAATGTCCATTGAGAACAAATGATCCTATATGGTGACtagtttagttatttttttttaaactcaactATTCATTTACAGGAGCTCCAGGGAAGACACATGTCCACTCAGCATGGCGAAGTTATCGAGGAAAAATGTGACTGCACCTTCTCAACGCACCAAAGCCCAGTCAGAGGAGTGCTCCCCTGCAGTTAATGTCATGTTCATGAAGACCCATAAAACTGCCAGCAGCACTATACTCAACATCATATTCAGATTTGGAGAAAAGCACAAGCTCAAGTTTGCGTTCCCTGAAAGGCGCAATGACTTCTTCTACCCGTCACCTTTCCTGTCCTCTCAGGTGAAGGATTACAGGCCTGGAGACTGTTTCAATATTGTCTGTAACCACATGCGCTTTGACCGGCAAGAAGTAGCCAAGCTTCTGCCTCCTGACACGTTGTACGTCACCATCCTACGAAACCCGGTGGATCTCTTTGAGTCTTCCTTCCACTATTACCACAGAATGGTTCCTCTAACGTGGAGGATCGGAGGAGAGAACAAACTGGTGGAGTTTCTTGACAATCCTCAGACCTTCTACAGCCCAGAGGCTTACAACTCATTCTATCTTAAAAATCTGCTCTTTTTTGATTTTGGTCTTGATAACAACGTTGAAGCTGATGACCCTCGTGTCATGAGTAGTATTCATAGCTTATCCAGGTACTTTGATTTGGTGCTCATAGCAGAATACTTTGAGGAGTCTCTAATCCTGCTGAAGGATAAACTCTGCTGGACCATAGAAGACATTGTATATTTTAAACTAAATGCTCGCAAAACCTCGTCTGTATCTCAGTTGACTCCTGAATACAGAGCCAAAGCTTTGGTGTGGAACAAGGCTGACT
Proteins encoded in this window:
- the gal3st1b gene encoding galactosylceramide sulfotransferase, with translation MCGFKGKKCASLIRGLILWLLLTNIMLVLYCFTNPTQGQNQGKIGSSREDTCPLSMAKLSRKNVTAPSQRTKAQSEECSPAVNVMFMKTHKTASSTILNIIFRFGEKHKLKFAFPERRNDFFYPSPFLSSQVKDYRPGDCFNIVCNHMRFDRQEVAKLLPPDTLYVTILRNPVDLFESSFHYYHRMVPLTWRIGGENKLVEFLDNPQTFYSPEAYNSFYLKNLLFFDFGLDNNVEADDPRVMSSIHSLSRYFDLVLIAEYFEESLILLKDKLCWTIEDIVYFKLNARKTSSVSQLTPEYRAKALVWNKADWRLYQHFNATFWAKVESYGRARMTREVNELRRRNAEMESICIDGGNAVEAQKIQDRRFQPWQPVGESSILGYNMKDNINPQFRTICERMLTPEIQYLSHLGVSLWVTQLWGWLKDTVFTVFT